One Rosa chinensis cultivar Old Blush chromosome 3, RchiOBHm-V2, whole genome shotgun sequence DNA window includes the following coding sequences:
- the LOC112193093 gene encoding auxin transporter-like protein 2, which yields MLPQKQAEEAIVSNFSEGADHEGKELGAEENKDGENASLFSVKNFLWHGGSAWDAWFSCASNQVAQVLLTLPYSFSQLGLLSGILLQLFYGIVGSWTAYLISVLYIEYRSRKEKENVNFKNHVIQWFEVLDGLLGPYWKAVGLAFNCTFLLFGSVIQLIACASNIYYINDNLDKRTWTYIFGACCATTVFIPSFHNYRIWSFLGLGMTTYTAWYMTIAAAVHGQVEGVTHSAPHKMVLYFTGATNILYTFGGHAVTVEIMHAMWKPQKFKYIYLFATLYVFTLTIPSASVVYWAFGDELLNHSNAFSLLPKNAWRDAAVILMLIHQFITFGFACTPLYFVWEKVIGMHDTRSICLRALARLPVVIPIWFLAIIFPFFGPINSAVGALLVSFTVYIIPSLAHMLTYRKASARQNAAEKPPFFLPSWTAMFVINSFIVVWVLVIGFGFGGWASMTNFVRQVDTFGLFAKCYQCKPPKPVVAPAPHN from the exons ATGTTGCCTCAGAAGCAAGCAGAGGAGGCAATAGTCTCCAACTTTAGCGAGGGAGCAGATCATGAAGGAAAGGAATTGGGAGCAGAAGAGAATAAAGATGGAGAAAACGCCTCATTGTTTAGTGTCAAGAACTTTCTCTGGCATGGTGGCTCTGCTTGGGACGCCTGGTTCAGCTGTGCTTCCAATCAA GTGGCGCAAGTACTATTGACACTTCCATACTCATTCTCTCAGCTCGGACTTTTATCCGGTATCTTGCTTCAGCTGTTCTACGGGATCGTCGGAAGCTGGACGGCTTATCTAATCAGTGTGCTCTATATTGAGTACCGGAGcaggaaggagaaggagaatgTTAATTTCAAGAACCATGTTATCCAG TGGTTTGAAGTGCTTGATGGGTTACTTGGTCCTTACTGGAAAGCAGTGGGGCTTGCCTTCAACTGTACTTTCCTCCTATTTGGATCTGTCATTCAGCTCATTGCTTGTGCAAG CAACATATATTACATCAATGACAATTTGGACAAGAGGACTTGGACATATATCTTTGGAGCTTGCTGTGCCACTACAGTGTTCATACCTTCTTTCCATAACTATCGGATTTGGTCTTTCCTTGGACTTGGAATGACCACTTACACAGCCTGGTACATGACCATAGCAGCTGCTGTTCATGGACAG GTTGAAGGTGTTACACACTCGGCTCCCCACAAGATGGTACTGTATTTCACCGGCGCCACCAACATACTATACACCTTTGGTGGCCATGCTGTTACAGT GGAAATCATGCATGCCATGTGGAAGCCACAAAAATTCAAGTACATTTACTTGTTTGCCACACTCTATGTTTTCACATTGACAATTCCTTCGGCTTCGGTCGTTTACTGGGCCTTCGGCGATGAGCTTCTCAACCATTCCAAcgccttctctctcctccccaaGAATGCGTGGCGTGACGCTGCTGTTATCCTCATGCTCATTCACCAG TTTATTACTTTTGGGTTTGCTTGCACACCATTGTACTTTGTGTGGGAGAAGGTGATCGGTATGCATGACACAAGAAGCATTTGCTTGAGGGCACTGGCTAGGCTTCCAGTTGTGATTCCAATTTGGTTCTTGGCTATTATCTTTCCGTTTTTCGGACCGATTAACTCTGCGGTTGGGGCTCTCTTGGTTAGTTTCACAGTCTACATCATCCCATCTTTGGCTCATATGCTCACATACAGAAAAGCATCTGCCAGACAG AATGCTGCGGAGAAGCCACCATTCTTTTTACCAAGTTGGACAGCCATGTTTGTGATCAACTCCTTCATAGTTGTGTGGGTTCTGGTAATCGGGTTCGGGTTCGGTGGATGGGCTAGCATGACCAACTTTGTGAGGCAAGTGGACACATTTGGGCTGTTTGCAAAGTGCTATCAATGCAAGCCTCCAAAGCCAGTAGTAGCACCAGCCCCACATAACTAA